The genomic DNA GCCGTACCCTTGCCAGGCGTTGCCCGGACCTGGCCAGGCAACTGGGGTAAAGATTGGGATGCCGGCTACCTGACGGACCAGCGAGGTTTCAGTAGCTTACAAAGCGCCAGCCATCGCATGCAGTCTTCCGCGGTTGTGGATCTCGTCACCAAACGCCTGATCCATTCCGCGCACACGACCTCCGGAACCACAGAGGTGAACCTCGTCACCGGTAAACAAACAGGGTTCAAAAACGCGGATATGTCGCGGTGCTCGCTGGAACAGAAGGCGCCGGTATTCCGGGGTCCGCCGCCTTTTGGCGGTGTGGGCGCACATCTGCGCGCCACTCAGGGTGGGACGACGTTTCCCGGTCAAATCCGGCCGGATCCACCCGCCACCGGCCCGGCGGTATTGAGTCTCGTCGCCAAAGCGGGCGATCCCTTAGTCGGCATGGCGGCTGATATTGACTTCGTTGGGATCTTTACGGTGTCACCCACCGGGGCGAACGGTAAATTCAGCGTCTCGTTTGAGGGGAAAATTGACGATTTTCCTGCCTATGAATGTTATGTGACCTTCAATGGCGTCACCAAGAAACTGTTTACCAACTCGCCGCCGCCCGGGAACACGGTGGTCGATCTGCTGGGCTTTGCCAAGAGACCTGTTTCGGGTTCAATGTCGTTTCCCTGAAGGTCAATGACGCCAAAATGGCGGTGGGATCCGCCCTGGGCCGGAAGCTCCTGGGGTATGCTTTCTGAAATGGCCCAAGAGGCCAGATGAAATGCAAGGTGGCTTCCTATACCTTGCTTGTTGATAGCCTCACATTTCAGAATTCCCTGGTCAATCAGGATTAAAGTCCCCCACTCAGTCCGATCACGGCCCCGGCGGCCATCAGCCACAGCGGATGCAACGCCGGGTAGCGTAGATTCAGCACGACGGTAACCAGCACAATGACCCAAGCACCCCCGTGAAAATCGGCGGCTTGCGCAATAAGGGTGGCCCCGGACAAGACTAGACCAACGGCCAACGGCGCGACGCCCAAACGGATCGCTTGTTGCCAGCGTTGACCGGAATAACGCTCCCAATGGTTCACCAGCCCGTAAATCAGCACGCTCATCGGTAGACACAGGCCCAGCGTAGCCGCCAGAGCGCCCCCCAAACCGGCCACTTCCCAACCGATAAGCGTGGCCACCAGCACATTCGGCCCCGGCGCGGCCTGCGCGATGGCATAGAGATGCGTGAAGGTCGTATCGTCCAACCAGTGATGATGGTCGACCGTGACGCGATGCAGTTCCGGCAGCAACGCGGTTGCGCCGCCAAAAGCTACGAAGGACAGCCCGGCAAACTCAAGAAATAACGTGATGAGAATCATTTGCGTCCGAGCGTCCAGTACGCGAGGCCGCTGGACACCAGCAGACCGGTGGCCATCACCCCAGGCAGGGGCCAGTGCAGCAGGGCAATAGCGCTCACCGTGAACACGGTGAACGGCCAGAACACCTGTTTCTGCGGAATCGCCCGCGCCATGCGCCAGGCCATGGCGAACAATAAACCGCATCCGACCGCTGCCAAACCGCGCAACAGGTTTTGCACCGGAGGCCACGCGCCGTAATGGTCATACAGCCGGGCCAGCACCAACACGATCAGCACCGGACCCGCAAGCAGCCCCAGCGGCGCGACCAGCGCGCCCCATAGTCCCTGATAACGTTTGCCCACGATCACCGCTAAATTGACCACGTTCGGACCCGGCAGAAACTGGCACAGGCCGAGCTGCGCATTAAATTCTTCGGCGGTCATCCAGCGGCGCTTTTCGACCAACAGACGCCGGGCGAACGGCAAGACTCCGCCAAAACCCGATAGACCGACTGACGAAAAGCCCCAAAACAGCGCCGTCAAGGTGGGGGCCGGTTCGGTTGCGGAAGGCGGAATGTTGTGCTGTGCCGTGCTCACGGGAATACACTACTGGCGTGTGGAAAATCCGTTGATGGCTGCCCGATCCATCTTGTCCCCGAGCAGGCGCCGCACCACGACGAAGAAGACCGGCACGAACAGCACGCCAAGCACGGTCGCGCCCAGCATGCCGCCCATGACGCCGGTGCCGATGGCGTGCCGGCTGTTGGCGCCTGCGCCGGTGGAAATGGCCAGTGGCGTCACGCCGAGAATGAAGGCGATGGAGGTCATCAGAATGGGCCGGAAGCGTAACCGGCAGGCTTCCAGGGTCGACTCGATCAGGCCACGGCCAGCCTGGCGCAAGGTGTTGGCGAATTCGATGATCAGAATGGCGTTCTTGGCCGACAGGCCGATGACCGCGATGAGTCCGACCTTGAAATAGACGTCGTTCTCCAGGCCTCGCAGCCAGGTAAGGCCCAGGGCGCCAAGCACGCCCAGCGGCACCACCAGCATAACCGCCACCGGGATCGACCAACTCTCGTAAAGCGCAGCTAGGGCCAGAAACACCACCAGCAGCGACAGGGCGAACAGCATCGGGGCCTGCTGGCCCGAGATGATCTCCTGCAACGAGGCGCCGGCCCATTCGTAGCCGATCCCTGCCGGCGTGTCCTTCTCTACGATGTCCCGCATGGCGACCACGGCTTCGCCGGAGCTGTGTCCCGGGGCGGCGCCGCCGTTGATCTGGATCGCCTCGTAGCCGTTAAAGTGGTCGATGGCCGGGGCCGCAAGGCTCCAATCGGCCTTGACGATGCTGCTCAGGGGAACCATGTCGTCGATGCCGCCCTTGCTGCTGGGGATGTAGTAATAACTCAGATCCTCGGGGCGACTGCGGAATGGGGCTTCGGCTTGTAGCAGAACCTTGAGAACCCGCCCCTCGTAGTTGAAGTCGTTCGCGTAGACCGGGGCCAGCATCAGCTGGATGGCGGCGTAAATGTCCGACAGGGATAACCCCATGGCCTGGGCCTGAATCCGGTCGACGCCCAGATGCAGTTGGGGTGCGTCCTCCAACTGGTTCGGACGAACCCCGGACAGGACTGGGTCCCGGGCCGCCGCGCCCAGCAGGGCGTCGCGCGCTTCCATGAGTTTGGCATGACCGAGTCCGGCGCGGTCCTCGAGACGAAAGTCGAAGCCGCCAAAGCGCCCCAAGCCGCGCACGGTCGGCATGTTCACCACGAAAATTCGAGCCCCCTCGATGGCCTGCAGGGCACCGTTGGCCTGCCTGATGAACGCCTGGATCTGTTGGCTCGGGGCGGTCCTTTGACCCCAGTCCTTGAGACGGATGAAGCCCAAACCGACGTTCTCGCCTTGGCCTACGAAGCTGAATCCGGCGACGTCCAGCACTTTCTCGACCGCCGGATTCCGCTTCAGGATCGATTCCATCTCCCGCAGCACCTGGCCGGTACGCTCCATGTTGGCCCCCGGCGGCAATTGGATGATCGCGAAGGCGTAGCCTTGATCCTCCTCAGGCAGGAAGCTGGTAGGCAAGCGCATAAACAGAAATCCGGCAAGAGCGGTGAGGGCAAGGAAGGCGACCATCCAGCGTGGGGTGTGGCGCACTGCCTGGGTGACTCGGGCCAGGTAGGTGCGCGAGAGCCAAAGGTAAAAGCGGTTGAATGCGCGCAGGAACCTGTTGTGCTCCGCCTCCGGTGGCTTGAGCAGGCTCGCGCACAGGGCCGGCGTGAAGCTCAGGGCCATGAGGGCGGAGATCCCCATGGAGATGGCGATGGTCAGGGCAAACTGGCGGTAGATGACACCCACGCTGCCGCTCACCAGCGCCATGGGGATGAAGACCGCCGCTAGCACCAGGGTCATGGCGATGACCGCCCCGGTGATCTGGTCCATGGCCTTGCGCGCCGCTTCCTTCGGAGGGAGACTCTCTTCGGTCATGATCCGTTCGACGTTTTCCACCACCACGATGGCGTCGTCCACCACCAGCCCGATGGCCAGCACCAGGCCAAACAGGCTCAGCACGTTGATCGAGAATCCGAACAGGTACATGCCGGCAAAGGCTCCGGTCAGCGCCACCGGCACTACTAGGGTCGGGATCAGGGTTGCCCTCAGGTTTTGCAGGAACAGCAGGATGACCAGGAACACCAGCACCACCGCCTCGAATAGGGTGTAGACCACCTCCTCGATGGAGATGCGGATGAACTGGGTGCTGTCGTAGGGCGTGATCCAGGTAACGCTCGCCGGGAAATAGCGCTGCAACTCGTCCATCTTAGCGCGAACCGCATCGGCCACCTGCAGGGCGTTCGCCTCGGGGGCGAGCTGGATCGCGAAACCGGCGATCGGCTCTCCCTCCAAGTGCACATCGTGTCCGTAGGCTTCGGCACCCAAGCCGATGCGGGCTACGTCCTTCAGGCGTACATTGCTCCCATCGGAATTGGCCCGCAGGATGATGTCGCCGAACTCCTCGGCAGTAGTGAATCGGGTCGCGGCGCTGACCGATGCGGTAAAACCCTGCCCCGGTACGCTGGGCTCCGCGCCGATGGCTCCGGTGGCGATTTGTATGTTCTGCTCGCGCACGGCCTTGAGGGCGTCCGCAGCGCTCAGGGCATGGCCGTGCAACTGGTCTGGCCGAAGCCAGATTCGCATCGCGTAGCCCGAGCCGAACTGAGTTGCCCCGCCCACGCCGGGCAAGCGCCGGATCGGGTCCAGCACTTGCGCCGCGATCAGATTGTTCAGGGCATAACTATCGATGGCCGGATCGGACGATTGCAGGGCGACGACCATCAGGAAGTCGTTATTGGCCTTGGCGACGATGATGCCGTTTCTCACCACCTCCTCGGGCAGGCGGGGCGAGGCGACGCTCAGACGGTTCTGCACCTGCACGGCGGCGATGTCCGGATCGGTGCCGTTCAGAAAGGTCAGGGTGATCTGCACCGAGCCATTGGAGCGGGAAGTGGAATCGAAGTAAATCAGGTTGTCCACCCCCGTGAGCTGCTGCTCGATCACCGAGGTCACGGTTTTCTCGACCACCTCCGCGCTCGCTCCTGGGTAACTCGCGCTGATGCTGACCTGGGGCGGTGCGATGGGAGGATAGGCGGAGACGGGCAGATTGAGCAGAGCAATCGTTCCCGCCAAGGTGATGAGAATGGCCAGCACCCAGGCAAAGACAGGCCGGTCGATGAAGAAACGTGGCATGACTACCTCAGGACTTGGCCGGGGCCGTGGGAGCGGTGTCGGCTGCCGCCTCGGCCTTCACCTCGGCGCCCGGCTTGACCTTCTGAAGCCCGAGGACGATGACCTGGTCGCCGTCCGCGAGCGCGCCGGTGAGGATCCAATCCTCGCGCGTCATACCGTGAGTCTCGACGCGCCGTTGCTCGACCTTGCCGGCGGCGTTCACGATCAACACAAAGGCGCCGCTTGAGTCCCGCTGTACAGCCGCCTGGGGGATCAGGAAGGCGCGGTCGATCCGGCCTGCTGTCAGCCGCAGGGTGACGAACATGCCCGGCAACAGGTGCCTCGTGGGGTTGGGCGCCA from Gammaproteobacteria bacterium includes the following:
- a CDS encoding multidrug efflux RND transporter permease subunit, with the translated sequence MPRFFIDRPVFAWVLAILITLAGTIALLNLPVSAYPPIAPPQVSISASYPGASAEVVEKTVTSVIEQQLTGVDNLIYFDSTSRSNGSVQITLTFLNGTDPDIAAVQVQNRLSVASPRLPEEVVRNGIIVAKANNDFLMVVALQSSDPAIDSYALNNLIAAQVLDPIRRLPGVGGATQFGSGYAMRIWLRPDQLHGHALSAADALKAVREQNIQIATGAIGAEPSVPGQGFTASVSAATRFTTAEEFGDIILRANSDGSNVRLKDVARIGLGAEAYGHDVHLEGEPIAGFAIQLAPEANALQVADAVRAKMDELQRYFPASVTWITPYDSTQFIRISIEEVVYTLFEAVVLVFLVILLFLQNLRATLIPTLVVPVALTGAFAGMYLFGFSINVLSLFGLVLAIGLVVDDAIVVVENVERIMTEESLPPKEAARKAMDQITGAVIAMTLVLAAVFIPMALVSGSVGVIYRQFALTIAISMGISALMALSFTPALCASLLKPPEAEHNRFLRAFNRFYLWLSRTYLARVTQAVRHTPRWMVAFLALTALAGFLFMRLPTSFLPEEDQGYAFAIIQLPPGANMERTGQVLREMESILKRNPAVEKVLDVAGFSFVGQGENVGLGFIRLKDWGQRTAPSQQIQAFIRQANGALQAIEGARIFVVNMPTVRGLGRFGGFDFRLEDRAGLGHAKLMEARDALLGAAARDPVLSGVRPNQLEDAPQLHLGVDRIQAQAMGLSLSDIYAAIQLMLAPVYANDFNYEGRVLKVLLQAEAPFRSRPEDLSYYYIPSSKGGIDDMVPLSSIVKADWSLAAPAIDHFNGYEAIQINGGAAPGHSSGEAVVAMRDIVEKDTPAGIGYEWAGASLQEIISGQQAPMLFALSLLVVFLALAALYESWSIPVAVMLVVPLGVLGALGLTWLRGLENDVYFKVGLIAVIGLSAKNAILIIEFANTLRQAGRGLIESTLEACRLRFRPILMTSIAFILGVTPLAISTGAGANSRHAIGTGVMGGMLGATVLGVLFVPVFFVVVRRLLGDKMDRAAINGFSTRQ
- a CDS encoding chromate transporter, yielding MILITLFLEFAGLSFVAFGGATALLPELHRVTVDHHHWLDDTTFTHLYAIAQAAPGPNVLVATLIGWEVAGLGGALAATLGLCLPMSVLIYGLVNHWERYSGQRWQQAIRLGVAPLAVGLVLSGATLIAQAADFHGGAWVIVLVTVVLNLRYPALHPLWLMAAGAVIGLSGGL
- a CDS encoding chromate transporter, whose translation is MPPSATEPAPTLTALFWGFSSVGLSGFGGVLPFARRLLVEKRRWMTAEEFNAQLGLCQFLPGPNVVNLAVIVGKRYQGLWGALVAPLGLLAGPVLIVLVLARLYDHYGAWPPVQNLLRGLAAVGCGLLFAMAWRMARAIPQKQVFWPFTVFTVSAIALLHWPLPGVMATGLLVSSGLAYWTLGRK